One Homo sapiens chromosome 3, GRCh38.p14 Primary Assembly genomic window carries:
- the XCR1 gene encoding chemokine XC receptor 1 produces MESSGNPESTTFFYYDLQSQPCENQAWVFATLATTVLYCLVFLLSLVGNSLVLWVLVKYESLESLTNIFILNLCLSDLVFACLLPVWISPYHWGWVLGDFLCKLLNMIFSISLYSSIFFLTIMTIHRYLSVVSPLSTLRVPTLRCRVLVTMAVWVASILSSILDTIFHKVLSSGCDYSELTWYLTSVYQHNLFFLLSLGIILFCYVEILRTLFRSRSKRRHRTVKLIFAIVVAYFLSWGPYNFTLFLQTLFRTQIIRSCEAKQQLEYALLICRNLAFSHCCFNPVLYVFVGVKFRTHLKHVLRQFWFCRLQAPSPASIPHSPGAFAYEGASFY; encoded by the coding sequence ATGGAGTCCTCAGGCAACCCAGAGAGCACCACCTTTTTTTACTATGACCTTCAGAGCCAGCCGTGTGAGAACCAGGCCTGGGTCTTTGCTACCCTCGCCACCACTGTCCTATACTGCCTGGTGTTTCTCCTCAGCCTAGTGGGCAACAGCCTGGTCCTGTGGGTCCTGGTGAAGTATGAGAGCCTGGAGTCCCTCACCAACATCTTCATCCTCAACCTGTGCCTCTCAGACCTGGTGTTCGCCTGCTTGTTGCCTGTGTGGATCTCCCCATACCACTGGGGCTGGGTGCTGGGAGACTTCCTCTGCAAACTCCTCAATATGATCTTCTCCATCAGCCTCTACAGCAGCATCTTCTTCCTGACCATCATGACCATCCACCGCTACCTGTCGGTAGTGAGCCCCCTCTCCACCCTGCGCGTCCCCACCCTCCGCTGCCGGGTGCTGGTGACCATGGCTGTGTGGGTAGCCAGCATCCTGTCCTCCATCCTCGACACCATCTTCCACAAGGTGCTTTCTTCGGGCTGTGATTATTCCGAACTCACGTGGTACCTCACCTCCGTCTACCAGCACAACCTCTTCTTCCTGCTGTCCCTGGGGATTATCCTGTTCTGCTACGTGGAGATCCTCAGGACCCTGTTCCGCTCACGCTCCAAGCGGCGCCACCGCACGGTCAAGCTCATCTTCGCCATCGTGGTGGCCTACTTCCTCAGCTGGGGTCCCTACAACTTCACCCTGTTTCTGCAGACGCTGTTTCGGACCCAGATCATCCGGAGCTGCGAGGCCAAACAGCAGCTAGAATACGCCCTGCTCATCTGCCGCAACCTCGCCTTCTCCCACTGCTGCTTTAACCCGGTGCTCTATGTCTTCGTGGGGGTCAAGTTCCGCACACACCTGAAACATGTTCTCCGGCAGTTCTGGTTCTGCCGGCTGCAGGCACCCAGCCCAGCCTCGATCCCCCACTCCCCTGGTGCCTTCGCCTATGAGGGCGCCTCCTTCTACTGA